The Plasmodium berghei ANKA genome assembly, chromosome: 12 genome contains a region encoding:
- a CDS encoding MO15-related protein kinase yields MEHNSNERYIFKPNFLGEGSYGKVYKAYDTVLKKEVAIKKMKLNKISNYIDECGINFLILREIKIMKEIKHKNVMNALDLYCEKDYINLVMEIMDYDLAKLINRKILLTDSQKKCILLQILNGLNTLHKYYFMHRDLSPANIFINKKGEVKIADFGLSSKYAFDMHSGKMANDKYSKRALNLTSKVVTLWYRAPELLMGSNKYNSSIDMWSFGCIFAELLLQKALFPGENEIDQLGKIFFLLGTPNENNWPEAKHLPLYTDFTKSNKKNLKNIIKIEDDDCIDLLTSLLKLNSHERITAEEALKHRYFLNDPLPCDASQLFIDM; encoded by the coding sequence ATGGAACATAATTCAAATGAAAGATACATATTTAAACCAAATTTTTTGGGGGAGGGTTCGTATGGTAAGGTATACAAAGCTTATGATACCGTGTTAAAAAAGGAAGTTgctattaaaaaaatgaaactaAATAAGATTAGCAATTATATAGACGAGTGTggtataaattttttaatattaagggagataaaaataatgaaagaaataaaacataaaaatgtaatgaATGCTTTAGATTTATATTGTGAAAAGGATTATATAAACTTAGTTATGGAAATAATGGATTATGATTTAGCTAAACTAATTAATcgtaaaatattattaacagatagccaaaaaaaatgtattcttttacaaattttaaatggCTTAAATACTTTGCATAAATACTATTTTATGCATAGAGATTTATCACCagcaaatatttttataaataaaaaaggggAAGTTAAAATTGCTGACTTTGGTTTATCTTCTAAGTATGCATTTGACATGCATTCAGGTAAAATGgcaaatgataaatatagtaAAAGAGCTTTAAACTTAACAAGTAAGGTTGTTACATTATGGTATAGAGCCCCCGAATTATTAATGGGgagtaataaatataattcatcAATTGATATGTGGAGCTTTGGCTGTATTTTTGCTGAACTTTTATTACAAAAGGCATTATTCCCTGgagaaaatgaaatagaTCAATTgggaaaaatatttttcctcTTAGGCACACCAAATGAGAATAATTGGCCTGAAGCAAAACACCTTCCTTTATATACTGATTTTACAAAAtcgaataaaaaaaatttaaaaaacattattaaaattgaaGATGATGATTGTATTGATTTATTAACTTCATTATTGAAATTAAATTCACATGAACGTATTACTGCAGAGGAAGCGTTAAAACAtcgttattttttaaacgACCCCTTACCATGTGATGCTTCACAACTTTTCATTGATATGTAA